The following are encoded together in the Chaetodon auriga isolate fChaAug3 chromosome 6, fChaAug3.hap1, whole genome shotgun sequence genome:
- the LOC143321729 gene encoding sodium/potassium/calcium exchanger 1-like isoform X3 yields the protein MYCTRKKRLQLSRVLFLLSGVFLCTLYQLTISARLYEPLPMPQIGEDFGEGSTEGVEEATVETQGLEEPLTATHELEPTDQTTPEMHVVHHPDTTSDFKASTPTESPQSPTTNRTVVHCIYVAPEPPQETPTPAPAPPVTTITPASPGEAPHMKGEYPVDYFSVEDRRRGWVILHIIGMMYMFISLAIVCDEFFVPALGVITDKLAISDDVAGATFMAAGGSAPELFTSLIGVFIAHSNVGIGTIVGSAVFNILFVIGMCALFSREVLHLTWWPLFRDVSFYIFDLILLIIFFLDNVIMWWESLMLVTSYSLYVTFMKFNVQIEQAFKTQLHKHKNIVRVIAVEEPEKTNGDDEDNAPPAPEDKNRLKLKPSLQRGGSSASLHNSTMRNTIFQLMIHTLDPLGEGGGEKTEQIKEPEAAPATGAEKKEQPEDKKVLSNHVLVVIKKPRSDSLIPVYEDVPAGEDGSGGSEDSGSDDDDSDEDSDESSEDDEEDEDEEEEEEAEKDEPLTLEWPDTPRKQATYLFLLPIIFPLWLTVPDVRNQKSQKFFVVTFLGSILWIAVFSYLMVWWAHQVGETIGISEEIMGLTILAAGTSIPDLITSVIVARKGLGDMAVSSSVGSNIFDITVGLPVPWLLYSTIHGLAPVAVSSNGLFCAIVLLFIMLLFVIISIASCKWKMNKVLGSTMFLLYFIFLVLSVMLEDRIIICPVSI from the exons ATGTATTGTACAAGAAAGAAGCGACTCCAGCTGAGCAGagtcctgtttctcctctctggagTTTTCCTGTGCACCCTTTACCAGCTGACCATCAGTGCCAGACTGTACGAGCCTTTGCCGATGCCTCAGATTGGAGAGGACTTTGGAGAAGGTTCAacagagggggtggaggaggctACAGTAGAGACTCAGGGACTGGAGGAACCTCTCACTGCAACACATGAATTAGAGCCCACAGATCAAACAACACCAGAGATGCATGTGGTACACCATCCAGATACAACTTCAGATTTTAAAGCATCCACCCCCACTGAATCTCCACAATCGCCAACCACAAACCGGACTGTTGTGCACTGCATCTATGTGGCCCCGGAGCCTCCACAGGAGACACCCacaccagctccagctcctccagtaACCACCATCACCCCAGCTTCTCCTGGTGAAGCTCCACATATGAAGGGTGAATACCCTgtagattatttttctgttgaagaCCGCAGGCGAGGCTGGGTGATCCTCCACATCATAGGGATGATGTACATGTTCATTTCACTTGCCATTGTGTGCGATGAGTTCTTTGTTCCTGCACTGGGAGTGATCACAGACAAGTTAGCCATCTCTGATGATGTGGCTGGAGCCACATTCATGGCTGCTGGAGGCTCTGCTCCTGAGCTTTTCACCTCATTGATTGGAGTCTTCATCGCCCACAGCAATGTGGGTATTGGCACAATCGTTGGTTCAgcagtttttaacattttgtttgtgattggaatgtgtgctttgttttcacGGGAGGTTCTTCATCTAACCTGGTGGCCACTTTTCAGAGATGTGTCCTTCTACATATTTGACCTCATCTTactcatcatcttcttcttggATAATGTCATAATGTGGTGGGAGAGCCTGATGCTGGTGACCAGTTACTCTCTGTATGTGACTTTCATGAAGTTCAATGTGCAAATAGAGCAGGCCTTCAAGACCCAACTCCACAAACACAAGAACATTGTCAGAGTTATTGCTGTGGAGGAACCTGAGAAG ACAAATGGGGACGATGAAGATaatgctcctcctgctccagagGACAAGAATCGGTTAAAG TTGAAGCCATCCCTTCAGCGAGGGGGGAGTTCAGCTTCTTTACACAACAGCACCATGAGAAACACCATCTTCCAACTTATGATCCACACATTAGACCCTCTTGGAGAGG GTGGTGGGGAAAAAACTGAGCAGATCAAAGAGCCAGAGGCTGCGCCAGCGacaggagcagagaagaaggagcagccagAGGACAAGAAGGTACTCTCCAACCATGTCCTGGTGGTTATCAAAAAGCCCAGAAGTGACTCTTTGATACCTGTCTAT GAGGATGTGCCTGCAGGGGAGGATGGGTCAGGAGGGTCAGAAGACTCCGGCAGCGATGACGACGACAGCGATGAAGACAGCGATGAgtccagtgaagatgatgaggaagatgaagatgaggaggaggaagaagaagcagagaaagatgAACCTCTGACTTTAGAGTGGCCAGACACACCCCGTAAACAGGCCACCTACCTCTTCCTGCTGCCCATAATCTTCCCTCTGTGGCTCACAGTTCCAGATGTTCGCAACCAG AAATCCCAAAAATTCTTTGTGGTCACCTTCCTGGGCTCTATTCTGTGGATTGCTGTCTTCTCCTACCTCATGGTTTGGTGGGCCCATCAG GTGGGTGAGACCATCGGCATCTCAGAGGAGATTATGGGTCTGACTATCCTAGCTGCAGGGACGTCCATCCCCGACCTCATTACCAGTGTGATTGTGGCTCGTAAAGGCCTCGGGGACATGGCTGTGTCCAGCTCTGTGGGCAGTAACATCTTTGACATCACTGTGGG TCTTCCAGTCCCGTGGCTCCTGTACTCAACCATCCACGGTTTGGCTCCTGTGGCCGTCAGCAGCAATGGGCTCTTCTGTGCCATcgtgctgctcttcatcatgctCCTCTTTGTCATCATCTCCATTGCATCCTGTAAGTGGAAGATGAATAAGGTGCTGGGCTCCACCATGTTCCTGCTCTACTTTATCTTCCTGGTGCTTAGTGTGATGCTGGAGGATCGCATCATTATCTGTCCTGTTTccatctga
- the LOC143321729 gene encoding sodium/potassium/calcium exchanger 1-like isoform X4 has product MYCTRKKRLQLSRVLFLLSGVFLCTLYQLTISARLYEPLPMPQIGEDFGEGSTEGVEEATVETQGLEEPLTATHELEPTDQTTPEMHVVHHPDTTSDFKASTPTESPQSPTTNRTVVHCIYVAPEPPQETPTPAPAPPVTTITPASPGEAPHMKGEYPVDYFSVEDRRRGWVILHIIGMMYMFISLAIVCDEFFVPALGVITDKLAISDDVAGATFMAAGGSAPELFTSLIGVFIAHSNVGIGTIVGSAVFNILFVIGMCALFSREVLHLTWWPLFRDVSFYIFDLILLIIFFLDNVIMWWESLMLVTSYSLYVTFMKFNVQIEQAFKTQLHKHKNIVRVIAVEEPEKTNGDDEDNAPPAPEDKNRLKLKPSLQRGGSSASLHNSTMRNTIFQLMIHTLDPLGEGGGEKTEQIKEPEAAPATGAEKKEQPEDKKEDVPAGEDGSGGSEDSGSDDDDSDEDSDESSEDDEEDEDEEEEEEAEKDEPLTLEWPDTPRKQATYLFLLPIIFPLWLTVPDVRNQKSQKFFVVTFLGSILWIAVFSYLMVWWAHQVGETIGISEEIMGLTILAAGTSIPDLITSVIVARKGLGDMAVSSSVGSNIFDITVGLPVPWLLYSTIHGLAPVAVSSNGLFCAIVLLFIMLLFVIISIASCKWKMNKVLGSTMFLLYFIFLVLSVMLEDRIIICPVSI; this is encoded by the exons ATGTATTGTACAAGAAAGAAGCGACTCCAGCTGAGCAGagtcctgtttctcctctctggagTTTTCCTGTGCACCCTTTACCAGCTGACCATCAGTGCCAGACTGTACGAGCCTTTGCCGATGCCTCAGATTGGAGAGGACTTTGGAGAAGGTTCAacagagggggtggaggaggctACAGTAGAGACTCAGGGACTGGAGGAACCTCTCACTGCAACACATGAATTAGAGCCCACAGATCAAACAACACCAGAGATGCATGTGGTACACCATCCAGATACAACTTCAGATTTTAAAGCATCCACCCCCACTGAATCTCCACAATCGCCAACCACAAACCGGACTGTTGTGCACTGCATCTATGTGGCCCCGGAGCCTCCACAGGAGACACCCacaccagctccagctcctccagtaACCACCATCACCCCAGCTTCTCCTGGTGAAGCTCCACATATGAAGGGTGAATACCCTgtagattatttttctgttgaagaCCGCAGGCGAGGCTGGGTGATCCTCCACATCATAGGGATGATGTACATGTTCATTTCACTTGCCATTGTGTGCGATGAGTTCTTTGTTCCTGCACTGGGAGTGATCACAGACAAGTTAGCCATCTCTGATGATGTGGCTGGAGCCACATTCATGGCTGCTGGAGGCTCTGCTCCTGAGCTTTTCACCTCATTGATTGGAGTCTTCATCGCCCACAGCAATGTGGGTATTGGCACAATCGTTGGTTCAgcagtttttaacattttgtttgtgattggaatgtgtgctttgttttcacGGGAGGTTCTTCATCTAACCTGGTGGCCACTTTTCAGAGATGTGTCCTTCTACATATTTGACCTCATCTTactcatcatcttcttcttggATAATGTCATAATGTGGTGGGAGAGCCTGATGCTGGTGACCAGTTACTCTCTGTATGTGACTTTCATGAAGTTCAATGTGCAAATAGAGCAGGCCTTCAAGACCCAACTCCACAAACACAAGAACATTGTCAGAGTTATTGCTGTGGAGGAACCTGAGAAG ACAAATGGGGACGATGAAGATaatgctcctcctgctccagagGACAAGAATCGGTTAAAG TTGAAGCCATCCCTTCAGCGAGGGGGGAGTTCAGCTTCTTTACACAACAGCACCATGAGAAACACCATCTTCCAACTTATGATCCACACATTAGACCCTCTTGGAGAGG GTGGTGGGGAAAAAACTGAGCAGATCAAAGAGCCAGAGGCTGCGCCAGCGacaggagcagagaagaaggagcagccagAGGACAAGAAG GAGGATGTGCCTGCAGGGGAGGATGGGTCAGGAGGGTCAGAAGACTCCGGCAGCGATGACGACGACAGCGATGAAGACAGCGATGAgtccagtgaagatgatgaggaagatgaagatgaggaggaggaagaagaagcagagaaagatgAACCTCTGACTTTAGAGTGGCCAGACACACCCCGTAAACAGGCCACCTACCTCTTCCTGCTGCCCATAATCTTCCCTCTGTGGCTCACAGTTCCAGATGTTCGCAACCAG AAATCCCAAAAATTCTTTGTGGTCACCTTCCTGGGCTCTATTCTGTGGATTGCTGTCTTCTCCTACCTCATGGTTTGGTGGGCCCATCAG GTGGGTGAGACCATCGGCATCTCAGAGGAGATTATGGGTCTGACTATCCTAGCTGCAGGGACGTCCATCCCCGACCTCATTACCAGTGTGATTGTGGCTCGTAAAGGCCTCGGGGACATGGCTGTGTCCAGCTCTGTGGGCAGTAACATCTTTGACATCACTGTGGG TCTTCCAGTCCCGTGGCTCCTGTACTCAACCATCCACGGTTTGGCTCCTGTGGCCGTCAGCAGCAATGGGCTCTTCTGTGCCATcgtgctgctcttcatcatgctCCTCTTTGTCATCATCTCCATTGCATCCTGTAAGTGGAAGATGAATAAGGTGCTGGGCTCCACCATGTTCCTGCTCTACTTTATCTTCCTGGTGCTTAGTGTGATGCTGGAGGATCGCATCATTATCTGTCCTGTTTccatctga
- the LOC143321729 gene encoding sodium/potassium/calcium exchanger 1-like isoform X2 — MYCTRKKRLQLSRVLFLLSGVFLCTLYQLTISARLYEPLPMPQIGEDFGEGSTEGVEEATVETQGLEEPLTATHELEPTDQTTPEMHVVHHPDTTSDFKASTPTESPQSPTTNRTVVHCIYVAPEPPQETPTPAPAPPVTTITPASPGEAPHMKGEYPVDYFSVEDRRRGWVILHIIGMMYMFISLAIVCDEFFVPALGVITDKLAISDDVAGATFMAAGGSAPELFTSLIGVFIAHSNVGIGTIVGSAVFNILFVIGMCALFSREVLHLTWWPLFRDVSFYIFDLILLIIFFLDNVIMWWESLMLVTSYSLYVTFMKFNVQIEQAFKTQLHKHKNIVRVIAVEEPEKTNGDDEDNAPPAPEDKNRLKLKPSLQRGGSSASLHNSTMRNTIFQLMIHTLDPLGEGKFKDKAETLNNVARRTAESKTQDKSEGGGEKTEQIKEPEAAPATGAEKKEQPEDKKEDVPAGEDGSGGSEDSGSDDDDSDEDSDESSEDDEEDEDEEEEEEAEKDEPLTLEWPDTPRKQATYLFLLPIIFPLWLTVPDVRNQKSQKFFVVTFLGSILWIAVFSYLMVWWAHQVGETIGISEEIMGLTILAAGTSIPDLITSVIVARKGLGDMAVSSSVGSNIFDITVGLPVPWLLYSTIHGLAPVAVSSNGLFCAIVLLFIMLLFVIISIASCKWKMNKVLGSTMFLLYFIFLVLSVMLEDRIIICPVSI, encoded by the exons ATGTATTGTACAAGAAAGAAGCGACTCCAGCTGAGCAGagtcctgtttctcctctctggagTTTTCCTGTGCACCCTTTACCAGCTGACCATCAGTGCCAGACTGTACGAGCCTTTGCCGATGCCTCAGATTGGAGAGGACTTTGGAGAAGGTTCAacagagggggtggaggaggctACAGTAGAGACTCAGGGACTGGAGGAACCTCTCACTGCAACACATGAATTAGAGCCCACAGATCAAACAACACCAGAGATGCATGTGGTACACCATCCAGATACAACTTCAGATTTTAAAGCATCCACCCCCACTGAATCTCCACAATCGCCAACCACAAACCGGACTGTTGTGCACTGCATCTATGTGGCCCCGGAGCCTCCACAGGAGACACCCacaccagctccagctcctccagtaACCACCATCACCCCAGCTTCTCCTGGTGAAGCTCCACATATGAAGGGTGAATACCCTgtagattatttttctgttgaagaCCGCAGGCGAGGCTGGGTGATCCTCCACATCATAGGGATGATGTACATGTTCATTTCACTTGCCATTGTGTGCGATGAGTTCTTTGTTCCTGCACTGGGAGTGATCACAGACAAGTTAGCCATCTCTGATGATGTGGCTGGAGCCACATTCATGGCTGCTGGAGGCTCTGCTCCTGAGCTTTTCACCTCATTGATTGGAGTCTTCATCGCCCACAGCAATGTGGGTATTGGCACAATCGTTGGTTCAgcagtttttaacattttgtttgtgattggaatgtgtgctttgttttcacGGGAGGTTCTTCATCTAACCTGGTGGCCACTTTTCAGAGATGTGTCCTTCTACATATTTGACCTCATCTTactcatcatcttcttcttggATAATGTCATAATGTGGTGGGAGAGCCTGATGCTGGTGACCAGTTACTCTCTGTATGTGACTTTCATGAAGTTCAATGTGCAAATAGAGCAGGCCTTCAAGACCCAACTCCACAAACACAAGAACATTGTCAGAGTTATTGCTGTGGAGGAACCTGAGAAG ACAAATGGGGACGATGAAGATaatgctcctcctgctccagagGACAAGAATCGGTTAAAG TTGAAGCCATCCCTTCAGCGAGGGGGGAGTTCAGCTTCTTTACACAACAGCACCATGAGAAACACCATCTTCCAACTTATGATCCACACATTAGACCCTCTTGGAGAGG GGAAATTTAAGGATAAGGCTGAGACTCTGAATAATGTGGCTAGACGGACAGCAGAGAGCAAAACCCAAGACAAAAGTGAAG GTGGTGGGGAAAAAACTGAGCAGATCAAAGAGCCAGAGGCTGCGCCAGCGacaggagcagagaagaaggagcagccagAGGACAAGAAG GAGGATGTGCCTGCAGGGGAGGATGGGTCAGGAGGGTCAGAAGACTCCGGCAGCGATGACGACGACAGCGATGAAGACAGCGATGAgtccagtgaagatgatgaggaagatgaagatgaggaggaggaagaagaagcagagaaagatgAACCTCTGACTTTAGAGTGGCCAGACACACCCCGTAAACAGGCCACCTACCTCTTCCTGCTGCCCATAATCTTCCCTCTGTGGCTCACAGTTCCAGATGTTCGCAACCAG AAATCCCAAAAATTCTTTGTGGTCACCTTCCTGGGCTCTATTCTGTGGATTGCTGTCTTCTCCTACCTCATGGTTTGGTGGGCCCATCAG GTGGGTGAGACCATCGGCATCTCAGAGGAGATTATGGGTCTGACTATCCTAGCTGCAGGGACGTCCATCCCCGACCTCATTACCAGTGTGATTGTGGCTCGTAAAGGCCTCGGGGACATGGCTGTGTCCAGCTCTGTGGGCAGTAACATCTTTGACATCACTGTGGG TCTTCCAGTCCCGTGGCTCCTGTACTCAACCATCCACGGTTTGGCTCCTGTGGCCGTCAGCAGCAATGGGCTCTTCTGTGCCATcgtgctgctcttcatcatgctCCTCTTTGTCATCATCTCCATTGCATCCTGTAAGTGGAAGATGAATAAGGTGCTGGGCTCCACCATGTTCCTGCTCTACTTTATCTTCCTGGTGCTTAGTGTGATGCTGGAGGATCGCATCATTATCTGTCCTGTTTccatctga
- the LOC143321729 gene encoding sodium/potassium/calcium exchanger 1-like isoform X1 yields the protein MYCTRKKRLQLSRVLFLLSGVFLCTLYQLTISARLYEPLPMPQIGEDFGEGSTEGVEEATVETQGLEEPLTATHELEPTDQTTPEMHVVHHPDTTSDFKASTPTESPQSPTTNRTVVHCIYVAPEPPQETPTPAPAPPVTTITPASPGEAPHMKGEYPVDYFSVEDRRRGWVILHIIGMMYMFISLAIVCDEFFVPALGVITDKLAISDDVAGATFMAAGGSAPELFTSLIGVFIAHSNVGIGTIVGSAVFNILFVIGMCALFSREVLHLTWWPLFRDVSFYIFDLILLIIFFLDNVIMWWESLMLVTSYSLYVTFMKFNVQIEQAFKTQLHKHKNIVRVIAVEEPEKTNGDDEDNAPPAPEDKNRLKLKPSLQRGGSSASLHNSTMRNTIFQLMIHTLDPLGEGKFKDKAETLNNVARRTAESKTQDKSEGGGEKTEQIKEPEAAPATGAEKKEQPEDKKVLSNHVLVVIKKPRSDSLIPVYEDVPAGEDGSGGSEDSGSDDDDSDEDSDESSEDDEEDEDEEEEEEAEKDEPLTLEWPDTPRKQATYLFLLPIIFPLWLTVPDVRNQKSQKFFVVTFLGSILWIAVFSYLMVWWAHQVGETIGISEEIMGLTILAAGTSIPDLITSVIVARKGLGDMAVSSSVGSNIFDITVGLPVPWLLYSTIHGLAPVAVSSNGLFCAIVLLFIMLLFVIISIASCKWKMNKVLGSTMFLLYFIFLVLSVMLEDRIIICPVSI from the exons ATGTATTGTACAAGAAAGAAGCGACTCCAGCTGAGCAGagtcctgtttctcctctctggagTTTTCCTGTGCACCCTTTACCAGCTGACCATCAGTGCCAGACTGTACGAGCCTTTGCCGATGCCTCAGATTGGAGAGGACTTTGGAGAAGGTTCAacagagggggtggaggaggctACAGTAGAGACTCAGGGACTGGAGGAACCTCTCACTGCAACACATGAATTAGAGCCCACAGATCAAACAACACCAGAGATGCATGTGGTACACCATCCAGATACAACTTCAGATTTTAAAGCATCCACCCCCACTGAATCTCCACAATCGCCAACCACAAACCGGACTGTTGTGCACTGCATCTATGTGGCCCCGGAGCCTCCACAGGAGACACCCacaccagctccagctcctccagtaACCACCATCACCCCAGCTTCTCCTGGTGAAGCTCCACATATGAAGGGTGAATACCCTgtagattatttttctgttgaagaCCGCAGGCGAGGCTGGGTGATCCTCCACATCATAGGGATGATGTACATGTTCATTTCACTTGCCATTGTGTGCGATGAGTTCTTTGTTCCTGCACTGGGAGTGATCACAGACAAGTTAGCCATCTCTGATGATGTGGCTGGAGCCACATTCATGGCTGCTGGAGGCTCTGCTCCTGAGCTTTTCACCTCATTGATTGGAGTCTTCATCGCCCACAGCAATGTGGGTATTGGCACAATCGTTGGTTCAgcagtttttaacattttgtttgtgattggaatgtgtgctttgttttcacGGGAGGTTCTTCATCTAACCTGGTGGCCACTTTTCAGAGATGTGTCCTTCTACATATTTGACCTCATCTTactcatcatcttcttcttggATAATGTCATAATGTGGTGGGAGAGCCTGATGCTGGTGACCAGTTACTCTCTGTATGTGACTTTCATGAAGTTCAATGTGCAAATAGAGCAGGCCTTCAAGACCCAACTCCACAAACACAAGAACATTGTCAGAGTTATTGCTGTGGAGGAACCTGAGAAG ACAAATGGGGACGATGAAGATaatgctcctcctgctccagagGACAAGAATCGGTTAAAG TTGAAGCCATCCCTTCAGCGAGGGGGGAGTTCAGCTTCTTTACACAACAGCACCATGAGAAACACCATCTTCCAACTTATGATCCACACATTAGACCCTCTTGGAGAGG GGAAATTTAAGGATAAGGCTGAGACTCTGAATAATGTGGCTAGACGGACAGCAGAGAGCAAAACCCAAGACAAAAGTGAAG GTGGTGGGGAAAAAACTGAGCAGATCAAAGAGCCAGAGGCTGCGCCAGCGacaggagcagagaagaaggagcagccagAGGACAAGAAGGTACTCTCCAACCATGTCCTGGTGGTTATCAAAAAGCCCAGAAGTGACTCTTTGATACCTGTCTAT GAGGATGTGCCTGCAGGGGAGGATGGGTCAGGAGGGTCAGAAGACTCCGGCAGCGATGACGACGACAGCGATGAAGACAGCGATGAgtccagtgaagatgatgaggaagatgaagatgaggaggaggaagaagaagcagagaaagatgAACCTCTGACTTTAGAGTGGCCAGACACACCCCGTAAACAGGCCACCTACCTCTTCCTGCTGCCCATAATCTTCCCTCTGTGGCTCACAGTTCCAGATGTTCGCAACCAG AAATCCCAAAAATTCTTTGTGGTCACCTTCCTGGGCTCTATTCTGTGGATTGCTGTCTTCTCCTACCTCATGGTTTGGTGGGCCCATCAG GTGGGTGAGACCATCGGCATCTCAGAGGAGATTATGGGTCTGACTATCCTAGCTGCAGGGACGTCCATCCCCGACCTCATTACCAGTGTGATTGTGGCTCGTAAAGGCCTCGGGGACATGGCTGTGTCCAGCTCTGTGGGCAGTAACATCTTTGACATCACTGTGGG TCTTCCAGTCCCGTGGCTCCTGTACTCAACCATCCACGGTTTGGCTCCTGTGGCCGTCAGCAGCAATGGGCTCTTCTGTGCCATcgtgctgctcttcatcatgctCCTCTTTGTCATCATCTCCATTGCATCCTGTAAGTGGAAGATGAATAAGGTGCTGGGCTCCACCATGTTCCTGCTCTACTTTATCTTCCTGGTGCTTAGTGTGATGCTGGAGGATCGCATCATTATCTGTCCTGTTTccatctga